The Panicum hallii strain FIL2 chromosome 9, PHallii_v3.1, whole genome shotgun sequence genome has a window encoding:
- the LOC112875675 gene encoding protein DETOXIFICATION 40-like: protein MPGGDAHGGSGGRLESILADASSPRARRAWAAGAIELRLLTRLAAPAVVMYMINYLMSMSTQIFAGHLGNLELAAASLGNTGIQIFAYGLMLGMGSAVETLCGQAYGAQKYEMLGIYLQRSAVLLCATGIPLAVIYAFSEPILVLLGQSPAIARAASVFVYGLIPQIFAYAINFPIQKFMQAQSIVLPSAYISTATLALHVLLSWVVIYKAGLGLLGASLMLSLSWWVIVAAQFAYIVMSPKCRHTWTGFTCQAFSGLGDFLKLSAASAVMLCLETWYFQVLVLIAGLLPNPELALDALSVCMTISGWVFMISVGFNAAASVRVSNELGAGNPKSAYFSVWVVTALSALIAVILSIVILCLRNYVSYLFTEGEVVSNAVADLCPLLAVTLILNGIQPVLSGVAVGCGWQQFVAYVNIGCYYIVGVPLGVLLGFVFKLGVKGIWGGMIGGTCMQTAILLWVTLRTDWNKEVEEAQKRLNRWEDKKTEPLLAGVSNGS from the exons ATGCCCGGCGGGGACGCGCACGGCGGGTCCGGGGGCCGGCTGGAGAGCATCCTGGCGGACGCGTCGTCgccgcgggcgcggcgcgcgtgggcggcgggcgccaTCGAGCTGCGCCTGCTCACGCGCctcgcggcgccggcggtggtcATGTACATGATCAACTACCTCATGTCCATGTCCACGCAGATCTTCGCGGGCCACCTCGGCAACctcgagctcgccgccgcctccctcggCAACACCGGCATCCAGATCTTCGCCTACGGCCTCATG CTAGGCATGGGCAGTGCAGTGGAAACGCTCTGCGGCCAGGCCTACGGCGCCCAGAAGTACGAGATGCTCGGCATCTACCTGCAGCGCTCCGCCGTGCTCCTGTGCGCCACCGGCATCCCCTTGGCCGTGATCTACGCCTTCTCGGAGCCGATCCTGGTGCTCCTGGGGCAGTCGCCGGCGATCGCCCGCGCCGCGTCCGTCTTCGTCTACGGCCTCATCCCGCAGATCTTCGCCTACGCCATCAACTTCCCCATCCAGAAATTCATGCAGGCGCAGAGCATCGTCCTCCCGAGCGCCTACATCTCGACCGCCACGCTCGCGCTGCACGTGCTCCTGAGCTGGGTCGTCATCTACAAGGCCGGGCTCGGGCTGCTGGGGGCCTCCCTGATGCTCAGCCTGAGCTGGTGGGTCATCGTCGCCGCGCAGTTCGCGTACATCGTGATGAGCCCCAAGTGCCGGCACACCTGGACCGGGTTCACCTGCCAGGCGTTCTCGGGCCTGGGGGACTTCCTCAAGCTCTCGGCGGCGTCTGCcgtgatgctctgccttgagaCCTGGTACTTCCAGGTCCTGGTGCTCATTGCCGGGCTGCTCCCGAACCCTGAGCTTGCCTTGGATGCGCTCTCTGTATG CATGACTATTTCAGGGTGGGTGTTTATGATTTCAGTAGGGTTCAATGCCGCCGCAAG TGTGAGAGTGAGCAATGAGCTTGGTGCCGGCAACCCAAAGTCTGCATATTTCTCAGTGTGGGTCGTGACGGCGCTCTCTGCCCTAATCGCCGTCATCCTTAGCATTGTGATCCTCTGCCTGCGCAACTATGTCAGCTACCTGTTCACAGAGGGTGAGGTGGTCTCAAACGCGGTGGCAGATCTCTGCCCGCTGCTTGCTGTCACGCTCATTCTCAATGGCATCCAACCTGTTCTATCAG GTGTCGCTGTTGGGTGTGGATGGCAACAATTCGTAGCATACGTGAACATCGGCTGTTACTACATAGTTGGTGTTCCCCTCGGCGTCCTTCTTGGGTTCGTCTTCAAGCTCGGCGTAAAG GGTATTTGGGGTGGTATGATAGGAGGAACTTGCATGCAGACGGCCATTTTGTTGTGGGTCACCTTGAGAACAGATTGGAACAAAGAG GTAGAGGAAGCACAGAAGAGGCTCAACAGATGGGAGGATAAGAAGACGGAACCCCTTCTTGCGGGGGTCAGCAATGGCAGTTAA